The genomic segment GCCCTCGTCCGCGCCCTGCGGCTCGTGCTGCAGAACTACGCCGAGGATCCTGAGCGGGAGTACGCCCTCCGTGATCTGGCCTGCACGTTGAACGTCGCGGCCGTCTTGCCGGACCGGGCCTGGTTCCTCCAGGTGGGCGACGGCGCGACCGTCATCCAGCAGGCCACCACCCCCCTCGAGGTCGTCTTCTGGCCGGACAACGGGGAGTACGCCAACCAGACCTACTTCATCACGGACGCCCCGGACGACCACATTCACACGCGGGTGCTGGAGGGAGCGGTCGACCGGGTGGCGCTCATGACCGACGGGCTGCAGACCCTGGCGCTGGCGCTGCAGCAGCGTGCCCCGCACGTCCCCTTCTTCGAACCTCTCCTGCAGGCTGTGGAGGCCCTGGACGGTGTGGGCACGGAGAACCATGGGCACCTGCAGGCGGGCCTGGCCCGGTTCCTGGATTCCCCCGGCGTGAACGCCCGCACCAGTGACGACAAGACGCTGATCCTGTGTAGCCGCCGGGAACGTCCTGCCCCCGGGGGTGAGGCCACACCGGAGGAGCCTGAAGTGACCGAGGTGGAGGAGGCCGTGGGAGAGCCTGTATGACGACCATGCAGCTGAGTGACATCGGCGGCAGACCCGTGCCGCTGGGCCGCGAACTCGGGCGCGGGGGACAGGGCGCGGTCTACGAGGTCAGCGGGCAACCGGACGCGGTGGCCAAGGTCTACTTGCAGCGCCCCTCGGGCGAAGTGGTCAACAAGCTCACCGCCCTGGCGCAGGCCAGTCATCCGGAACTGCTGGGGGTGAGCGCGTGGCCCCAGACCCTGCTGCGCGACCGAAGTGGGCAAGTGCACGGCTTCGTGATGCCGCTGGTGGACGAGTCGGAATACCACGAGTTGCACAACCTGTACCGCCCCTCGTCCCGTCGTCAGAAGTTCCCCACGGCGGACTGGCGCCTCCTCGTGCGCGTGGCGCGCAACGTCTCACGGGCGTTCGGTCTGCTGCACCACCACGGGCACCTGATGGGAGATGTCAGCGCCCGGAACATCCTCGTGTCCAAGCAGGGCATCGTGCGCCTCATCGACACGGACAGCTTTCAGATCAGGGTCGGGACGACGGTCTACCCCTGCCCGGTGGGCACAGCGGAATTCACGCCGCCGGAATTGCAGGGGCAGCGCTTCGGGTCCCTTGTCCGCACGGTCGAGCATGACCTGTTCGGGCTGGCCGCGCTGCTCTTTCACCTGCTGTTTGACGGCCGTCACCCCTACGCGGGCGTTCATGCCAACAGGGCGAGCCTGACTCCGGCAGAATCCATTGCGGCGGACAAGTTCGCGTATTCCCTTCAGTACAACCACGGCGTCACGCCGCCGCCGATGACCATGACGTTGCAGCATGTCCACGCGGACCTGCGCAGCCTGTTCGAACGTGCATTCTCCCCGCGTCATCAGGGACGGCCTACGGCGTCGGAGTGGGAGCGCGCCCTGGCGACCCTCGAGCAGAACCTCACGACCTGCCGCAAGAACGCGGACCATAAGCATGACCGGCGACTGCCCTGCCCGTGGTGCGCTCTGCTTCCGGCCAACGCGCAGGCGGCCACCGTGAAGACGGGGATCCCTGCGGGTGCCAAACGCCTGGATGTGGAGCGGGAACTGAACCGGAT from the Deinococcus sp. NW-56 genome contains:
- a CDS encoding PP2C family serine/threonine-protein phosphatase, which encodes MSAWRYIHASAMGTAHVGTGQPCQDSQAVKVVTNGQDEPLLLLVTSDGAGSAQHSHEGSREVCEETLRWLQHRLSDGAQFLDGGDGLALVRALRLVLQNYAEDPEREYALRDLACTLNVAAVLPDRAWFLQVGDGATVIQQATTPLEVVFWPDNGEYANQTYFITDAPDDHIHTRVLEGAVDRVALMTDGLQTLALALQQRAPHVPFFEPLLQAVEALDGVGTENHGHLQAGLARFLDSPGVNARTSDDKTLILCSRRERPAPGGEATPEEPEVTEVEEAVGEPV